From Brevibacillus marinus, a single genomic window includes:
- the mnmA gene encoding tRNA 2-thiouridine(34) synthase MnmA: MKKPEETRVVVGMSGGVDSSVTALLLKQQGYDVIGVFMKNWDDTDEFGHCTAEDDFQDVRRVCDQIGIPYYTVNFEKEYMEKVFRYFLDEYKQGRTPNPDVMCNREIKFGDFLDKALQLGADYIATGHYARVAYRDGEYKLLRGADPNKDQSYFLNALRQEQLAKTMFPIGHLSKQQVRQLAADAGLATAKKKDSTGICFIGERNFREFLRNYLPAVPGEIRSVDGETLGRHEGLMYYTLGQRQGLGIGGGGNGQPWYVVDKDLTHNVLIVAQGADHPRLFSHGLVATELNWISKREPAAEFRCTAKFRYRQPDQEVTVQVLADKRCRVWFDQPQKAVTPGQAVVFYNGEECLGGATIEQVLREGD, from the coding sequence ATGAAAAAACCGGAAGAGACTCGGGTAGTCGTCGGGATGTCCGGTGGGGTCGACTCATCGGTCACCGCGCTCCTGTTAAAACAACAGGGGTACGACGTGATCGGTGTGTTTATGAAAAACTGGGACGACACGGATGAATTCGGTCACTGTACGGCGGAAGACGACTTCCAGGACGTCAGACGTGTCTGTGACCAGATCGGCATCCCCTACTATACGGTAAACTTTGAAAAAGAGTACATGGAGAAAGTGTTTCGCTATTTTCTCGATGAATATAAACAAGGACGCACCCCCAACCCCGATGTGATGTGCAACCGGGAGATCAAGTTCGGCGATTTTCTCGACAAGGCGCTGCAGTTGGGAGCCGATTACATCGCCACCGGTCATTATGCCCGGGTGGCGTACCGCGACGGTGAGTACAAGCTGCTGCGCGGAGCCGATCCGAACAAAGATCAGAGCTATTTCCTCAACGCGCTCAGGCAGGAGCAGCTGGCGAAGACGATGTTTCCCATCGGGCACCTGAGCAAGCAGCAGGTGCGCCAACTGGCGGCGGATGCGGGGTTGGCCACGGCGAAAAAGAAAGACAGCACCGGCATCTGCTTTATCGGGGAACGCAATTTCCGCGAATTCCTGCGCAACTACCTGCCGGCGGTGCCCGGCGAAATCCGCTCGGTTGACGGGGAAACGCTGGGCCGGCACGAAGGCTTGATGTACTATACGTTGGGCCAGCGGCAGGGACTGGGAATCGGCGGCGGCGGAAACGGCCAGCCGTGGTATGTGGTCGACAAGGACTTGACCCACAACGTCCTGATCGTCGCCCAAGGTGCCGATCACCCGCGTCTCTTTTCCCACGGCCTGGTCGCCACCGAGCTGAACTGGATCAGCAAGCGCGAACCGGCGGCCGAGTTCCGCTGTACGGCCAAGTTCCGGTATCGGCAGCCGGACCAGGAGGTGACCGTGCAGGTGCTCGCGGACAAGCGGTGCCGCGTCTGGTTCGACCAGCCACAAAAAGCGGTTACGCCCGGTCAGGCCGTCGTCTTTTACAATGGGGAAGAGTGTCTGGGAGGAGCGACCATCGAGCAGGTGCTCCGGGAGGGGGACTGA
- a CDS encoding sensor domain-containing diguanylate cyclase: protein MAGNDVGDFLERHSDVLARFFEHVAEMVFLMEVVGYRQFRYLLINAEAKKYAGLGQTACGKRIEEVYADQPHIAELLISKYQEAVDTRKPVLFVWDDTICCESILTPILNSAGVCTHVLSLVRDVTPRKRLVEQLQFMAYHDTLTGLPNRRLFQERLSAALAQHAETGLPFAVLYLDCDLFKTVNDTMGHEIGDRFLQEFARRLQTSVRTLDTVARLGGDEFVILLLSVADHGEAIRLTEQILASVRRPWKIQQHEFTASVSIGVAFCPQDGSSSQLLMRHADVALYLAKAEGRNQYALFDRASCPCCQASCQRAAP, encoded by the coding sequence ATGGCAGGGAACGATGTGGGTGATTTCCTGGAGCGGCACAGCGATGTACTCGCTCGTTTTTTCGAGCATGTGGCGGAGATGGTCTTCCTGATGGAAGTGGTTGGCTACCGCCAGTTCCGCTATCTGCTGATCAACGCGGAAGCGAAGAAATACGCCGGCCTTGGCCAGACGGCCTGCGGCAAGCGCATCGAGGAAGTGTACGCTGATCAACCGCATATAGCGGAGCTGCTGATCAGCAAGTATCAAGAGGCGGTGGATACGCGGAAGCCGGTCTTGTTCGTCTGGGATGACACGATCTGCTGCGAGTCCATCCTCACGCCGATCCTCAATTCCGCTGGCGTATGCACGCACGTGTTATCGCTGGTCAGAGATGTTACTCCCCGCAAACGGCTGGTGGAACAACTGCAGTTTATGGCCTATCACGATACGCTGACCGGACTGCCCAATCGCCGGTTGTTTCAGGAGCGGCTGTCAGCGGCGCTGGCGCAGCATGCGGAAACGGGTCTGCCGTTCGCCGTGCTGTACCTGGACTGCGATTTGTTCAAGACGGTCAACGACACGATGGGGCACGAGATTGGCGACCGCTTTCTGCAGGAGTTCGCCCGCCGGCTGCAAACCAGCGTGCGGACCTTGGACACCGTCGCGCGGTTGGGCGGCGACGAGTTCGTCATCCTGCTGTTGTCGGTTGCCGATCACGGCGAAGCGATCCGGCTCACCGAGCAAATTCTGGCGTCCGTCCGCCGACCGTGGAAGATCCAGCAACATGAATTTACCGCATCGGTCAGCATCGGGGTCGCGTTTTGCCCGCAGGATGGCAGCAGCAGTCAGCTGTTGATGCGGCATGCGGACGTTGCGCTGTACCTGGCCAAAGCGGAAGGGAGAAACCAATATGCGCTGTTCGACCGGGCATCCTGTCCCTGCTGTCAAGCCAGCTGCCAACGAGCGGCGCCGTAA